The DNA sequence GGAATGATGAAGAATTAGCTAAAAAAGCAGAAATTATAAAATCTGCCGTTTCAAGCATTTTAACTAAAAAATAAAATTAGAATATATTTTTAAAAATAGAAAAGCTGCTTTCTAATCAGGAAGCAGCTTTTTATTTTAGTGTAATTTTAATTGTTAGATCTATTGAGAAAATTCATTCGTTAAAGCTTTGCTTCTATAAAAGCCCAAAATAATAAATATAACGCCAAAGAAAACTATTTTAAATAAGGAGAAAGAATAATTTTTCCACATTAAGTTGATCCAATTTGAAAAAGGAATTTCCCCTGAGAATAAGAATTTAGAAGTATAATGATTATCTACAAAACAATGAAGTATAAAATCTACTAACACCATTACGAGAGAAAATACTAAAGTAAAGATAATGATATATCCAATTTTTCCTAAAGACTTAAAAATAGTTTCTTCAATACGTAAATAATTTTTTTTCTTACTCATATTTTATTTATCTAATTTATGGCGTTTGTCAATCTCAATAATTTCTTTTGTCCACAAAACCTCCTTATCAAAAAGATATTTACGATAAGGGCAATTGGTTTTTGTACAAATTTTGCATGAAATAGATTCACAGCAATCATCAACGTGAACAAACATTTCAAAACTGTTGCCAAAGTTATCAATAATTATCTTTTTAAGCGCATCTAATTCTTTATGAGCTTCCCTCACATTAAAATACCAGGGCAAGGTTAAATGACAGTCCAGATGTAAGCTGCTTCCGTATTTTATAAACCGTACATTATGAATGTCAATCCAATTTGGATTTCTGTTCTTATTTAAAGTTTCAACTAATTGAACGATCAATTCTTCATCGGCTTCATCCATAATTCCCGCATAGGATTTACGAATAATTTTAACCCCGGTAAAAATAATAATCAAAGCAAAAATCAGGGCTATCACGCTATCCATCCAATATATTTTAAAAAAATACATGACAAAAAGACCCAGTACAAGTCCTAAGGTGGAATACGTATCTGATTTTAGATGCTCTCCTCCTGAAATTAAAGCCAAAGATTTATTTTTCTTACCTTTTTTAATGGCGGCAACTCCCATAATATAGTTCACCAGTCCGGTCACGGCAATTAAAAGAATTCCAAAGTCCAGTTTGCGTATTTCATGAACGTTGAAAACATTAAGTACCGATTCATAAATAATTAGCACACCGGCTACGGTAATAAGACTTCCTTCAATCCCGGCCGAAATAAATTCAATTTTACCGTGTCCGTAAGGATGGTCTCTGTCTTTGGGTTTGGAAGATAGGTAAAGGCTGTATAAAGAAAATAATCCGGCAGCAACATTAATAATACTTTCCAACGTATCGGTTAAAATTGCTATGGAATGGGTAAGCTGCCAGGCAATAACTTTAATAATAAATAAAGCTGTTCCGACAATAACCACAATTTTCTGAAAAAAATAATTTTCTTTTGCAGGGGTATTCATGTATTAGTGTATTACATTTATAATGGCGAATGCCTGGCAGTGCAAAGGTACATCTTTTGTTTCATTAATACTGATATTATTCTTGAATTTTTAAAAGTTGACTTCTATATAATACAAAATGCCATTGATACAATAGATTTTATTCTATAAAATTAAATTATTATAGATTTTTAGTATAAAGATACAGAAAGCCTGGTAATTGAATTTCTGTTAATTCACTATCTTTGCAGGCTCTAATAAAATCAAATGGATTTAAAAGGACATTTTAAAGCAAATATTAAATTAGCATTACCTGTTGTAATTACTCAATTGGGACAAGTTTCCGTGAATTTTATTGATATTATTATTATAGCAAACTTAGGAGAAAGAGCCGTGGCCTCATCCTCTTTGGCAACCAGTTTATTTTTCATTTTCTTGGTTTTCCTGTTAGGGTTTTCTTATTCCATGTCGCCTCTTATATCTTCATCTGTTGCCAATGGAAACACAGACCGAGTGAAAAAAATATTCACTCACGGAATGGTTTTGAATGTATCTTTGGCCTTAGGGGTCATTCTTTTACTTGAGTTGTGCTCTCCTTTGATGTACAAAGCCGGACAAGATGTATCCGTAATTCCCGACGCAATTACTTTTCTTAATATAAGCGCATGGAGTTTATTGCCTTTAATGATTTTTCAATCTTACAGACAATTTTCTGAAGGTATTTCCATGACTATTTTAGTTACCATCGCAACCATTATATCTAATATTGTAAATGTAATCTTGAATTTCGGATTGATTTACGGATATTGGGGATTGCCG is a window from the Apibacter sp. B3706 genome containing:
- a CDS encoding cation diffusion facilitator family transporter; protein product: MNTPAKENYFFQKIVVIVGTALFIIKVIAWQLTHSIAILTDTLESIINVAAGLFSLYSLYLSSKPKDRDHPYGHGKIEFISAGIEGSLITVAGVLIIYESVLNVFNVHEIRKLDFGILLIAVTGLVNYIMGVAAIKKGKKNKSLALISGGEHLKSDTYSTLGLVLGLFVMYFFKIYWMDSVIALIFALIIIFTGVKIIRKSYAGIMDEADEELIVQLVETLNKNRNPNWIDIHNVRFIKYGSSLHLDCHLTLPWYFNVREAHKELDALKKIIIDNFGNSFEMFVHVDDCCESISCKICTKTNCPYRKYLFDKEVLWTKEIIEIDKRHKLDK